Proteins encoded together in one Pontiella desulfatans window:
- a CDS encoding sulfatase-like hydrolase/transferase, which translates to MEMKIKKIAGTLVWMALLAAGLTVKAEQDEKRPNIITVFIDDMGWSDLSCFGGDVVETPQIDRLAHEGIKFNNFYVNSPICSPSRVAFTTGQYPQRWKITSYLAHRKSNNKRGMAHWLDPTAPVLARELQKAGYLTGHFGKWHMGGQRDVGDAPHVAAYGFDRSLTNFEGLGPRVLPLLDAYNGKPPKKYDLGSADLGQGPIQWMDRSVITAAFVDEALGFIDHAQKADKPFFVNVWPDDVHSPFFPPEVLRAGTDGSKRALYYAVLEAMDDQLGALFDRIRNDKALRNNTLIILASDNGHEHGAGQSAPLRGSKTWLYEGGVRSPLIVWGPGLLAKDSAGTVNDESILCAMDINASLYGIAGTSPAEGACLDGEKLAGTLLGHEAKSRRAPIFWRRPPDRPGEGGEDNPDLAVREGKWKFHVNYDGSAPQLYDLDADIAESNNLADAHPEVVARLKKALFDWNKTMPLDAGDPAGRTVRAGALPSDQFINPVCEGADPWVVRDPNSARYLWCFSDGNRGIGIHVGEGLTAPGRRHVVWRAPKKGPVSQQIWAPELHFLDGHWHIYFAASNGQNKNHRAYVLRSEGKDPLGEYKLQGPFATGERGQEPNLWAIDMTVLEHKSKRYAIWSGWDGPETDRQYLYIAPMKSPTELAGPRVRLCANDDFPWERTTPGKRGRGLNEGPQVLKAKNRTFVAYSCGASWLPTYKIGLLELTGLNPLSPRSWKKHPKPVFSSTEETFGVGHSCFVLSPDQSELWHVYHAKRDREAGWERSVFIQPMQIDKTGFPQFGTPVAAGTPLCKPSGESTSLQTALPVALPLKSESALEGWTYYGHQQFIMPSAAGIHLGIPPENGVNEYRSGEKLMLNQQLPADFVAQVMIDFRGDAEARDAGVLFRASGAAVGYDAQCGYFAGLIPGSNRVILGKTDGDEWMELARAPVEIDAARPQSLRVSVVGDQIEISLNGKRVIQTTDAAYGSGGIGLRVVNTHAVFSNLEVDQSRP; encoded by the coding sequence ATGGAAATGAAGATAAAGAAGATTGCCGGAACGTTGGTGTGGATGGCATTGCTTGCAGCCGGTCTGACTGTTAAGGCGGAACAGGACGAGAAACGCCCTAACATCATTACAGTCTTTATCGACGATATGGGCTGGTCGGATCTCTCTTGCTTTGGGGGCGATGTGGTGGAAACCCCGCAGATCGACCGCCTTGCGCACGAGGGGATCAAATTCAATAACTTTTATGTCAATTCCCCGATCTGTTCGCCGTCACGGGTTGCCTTTACTACCGGGCAATATCCGCAGCGCTGGAAGATCACGTCCTATCTGGCCCACCGCAAATCGAACAATAAACGCGGGATGGCACACTGGCTGGATCCCACGGCGCCGGTGCTCGCCCGCGAACTGCAAAAGGCCGGTTATCTCACTGGGCACTTTGGCAAGTGGCATATGGGGGGGCAGCGCGATGTGGGCGACGCTCCGCACGTAGCCGCCTATGGGTTTGATCGCAGCCTGACCAACTTTGAGGGGCTCGGCCCGCGGGTGTTGCCTCTGCTGGACGCCTACAACGGTAAGCCTCCCAAAAAGTATGACCTTGGTTCCGCCGACCTTGGCCAGGGTCCGATCCAGTGGATGGATCGCTCGGTCATCACCGCCGCCTTTGTCGATGAGGCCTTGGGCTTTATTGATCATGCGCAGAAGGCCGATAAGCCGTTCTTCGTGAATGTTTGGCCGGACGATGTGCATTCGCCCTTCTTTCCGCCGGAGGTGTTGCGGGCCGGTACTGACGGCAGTAAACGCGCGCTCTATTATGCCGTGCTTGAAGCAATGGATGATCAGCTGGGCGCGCTGTTCGACCGTATTCGCAACGACAAGGCTTTGCGGAACAACACCCTGATCATTCTGGCTTCCGATAACGGGCACGAGCACGGCGCCGGGCAGTCCGCCCCGCTTCGCGGCTCGAAAACTTGGCTCTACGAGGGCGGGGTGCGCTCACCCCTGATCGTCTGGGGGCCGGGCTTGCTCGCCAAAGATTCCGCCGGAACCGTCAATGACGAATCGATTCTCTGCGCGATGGATATCAACGCATCGCTCTATGGAATTGCGGGAACCAGCCCAGCGGAAGGGGCGTGTTTGGACGGTGAAAAACTGGCAGGCACGCTGCTGGGGCACGAGGCGAAAAGTCGGCGTGCACCGATTTTCTGGCGGCGTCCACCGGATCGTCCGGGCGAGGGCGGTGAGGATAATCCAGATCTCGCGGTGCGCGAAGGAAAGTGGAAGTTCCATGTCAACTATGATGGCAGTGCACCGCAGCTGTACGATCTCGATGCCGATATCGCCGAGAGTAACAATCTCGCCGACGCGCACCCCGAAGTGGTTGCGCGGCTCAAGAAGGCCCTTTTTGATTGGAATAAAACCATGCCGCTGGATGCGGGCGATCCGGCCGGTCGCACGGTACGAGCCGGAGCACTGCCCTCCGATCAATTTATCAACCCCGTATGCGAGGGCGCCGACCCCTGGGTGGTTCGCGATCCGAACAGCGCGCGCTACCTGTGGTGTTTCTCGGATGGAAACCGTGGGATCGGCATTCATGTCGGGGAAGGCCTAACTGCTCCGGGCAGAAGGCATGTCGTCTGGCGCGCGCCTAAAAAGGGGCCGGTCTCGCAACAGATCTGGGCACCCGAACTGCACTTTCTCGACGGGCACTGGCATATCTATTTTGCCGCGTCCAATGGCCAGAACAAAAACCACCGGGCCTATGTGCTACGTTCGGAAGGCAAGGACCCGCTCGGCGAGTACAAGCTCCAGGGTCCGTTCGCCACCGGCGAGCGCGGTCAGGAGCCGAACCTGTGGGCCATCGATATGACCGTGCTGGAGCACAAAAGTAAACGCTATGCCATCTGGTCGGGCTGGGACGGCCCCGAGACCGATCGGCAATATCTGTACATTGCCCCGATGAAGTCGCCGACCGAGCTAGCCGGCCCGCGCGTGCGCCTGTGCGCCAACGACGACTTTCCGTGGGAGCGCACCACGCCCGGCAAGCGCGGGCGCGGATTGAATGAAGGCCCCCAGGTGCTGAAAGCCAAGAACCGAACCTTTGTAGCCTATTCCTGCGGGGCCTCTTGGCTCCCCACTTACAAGATCGGCCTGCTTGAACTTACGGGCTTGAATCCTCTCTCTCCCCGCTCCTGGAAAAAGCATCCCAAGCCGGTGTTCTCCAGTACCGAAGAAACCTTTGGGGTTGGGCATTCCTGTTTTGTTCTTTCGCCCGACCAGTCCGAACTCTGGCATGTCTACCACGCGAAGCGGGATCGCGAAGCGGGATGGGAACGATCCGTTTTTATCCAGCCGATGCAAATCGACAAAACGGGTTTCCCGCAGTTCGGCACTCCTGTTGCCGCCGGCACTCCGCTTTGTAAACCATCGGGAGAAAGCACTTCGCTTCAGACGGCTCTGCCTGTTGCGCTTCCGCTCAAAAGTGAAAGTGCGCTTGAAGGATGGACCTACTACGGACATCAGCAGTTTATCATGCCCTCGGCTGCCGGAATACATCTCGGTATCCCGCCCGAAAATGGTGTGAATGAATATCGTTCCGGCGAAAAGCTCATGTTGAACCAACAGCTTCCGGCAGATTTCGTTGCGCAGGTCATGATTGATTTCCGGGGCGATGCAGAGGCGCGCGATGCCGGCGTGCTTTTCCGCGCCAGCGGAGCGGCGGTGGGATACGATGCCCAATGCGGCTATTTTGCGGGGCTGATTCCCGGGAGCAACCGCGTGATTCTCGGCAAAACGGACGGGGATGAATGGATGGAACTGGCGCGTGCCCCAGTGGAAATCGATGCCGCACGTCCGCAGTCCCTAAGAGTCAGTGTTGTTGGGGATCAGATCGAAATCAGCCTGAACGGAAAGCGCGTCATCCAGACCACCGATGCCGCCTACGGCAGCGGTGGTATCGGCTTGCGCGTGGTGAATACCCATGCGGTCTTCAGCAATCTGGAAGTGGATCAATCCCGACCGTAG
- a CDS encoding ABC transporter ATP-binding protein, with protein MGNVAVNGVSKQYDNGYVAVKDFNLNIADGEFMVLVGPSGCGKSTMLRMIAGLEEITSGTIGIGERVVNDVLPKDRDIAMVFQNYALYPHMSVAENMAFGLKLRKFTKIEINRRVDAVAKILGLELLLKRKPKALSGGQRQRVAMGRAMVREPSVFLFDEPLSNLDAKMRVEMRKEILRLHRRISATMIYVTHDQVEAMTLGDRICVMNEGAIEQVGVPTAIFEHPASLFVARFIGTPPMNVFEGVLEEDEDGLAFVSGGIHWSLPNEKAVMLNGYGGRKVCLGIRPRALRLGTGTGALEATVEVSEMLGEEMLHHLVAGDHRFIVSANPHEAAAYSKDAVAVVADLSAAHVFDAESGINLTLVN; from the coding sequence ATGGGCAACGTGGCAGTCAACGGAGTTAGTAAACAGTACGACAACGGCTATGTGGCGGTTAAGGATTTTAATCTAAATATCGCGGACGGGGAGTTCATGGTGCTGGTGGGGCCGTCTGGATGCGGCAAATCGACGATGTTGCGGATGATTGCCGGGCTCGAGGAGATTACGAGCGGAACCATTGGTATCGGCGAACGGGTTGTGAACGATGTTTTGCCAAAAGATCGGGATATCGCCATGGTGTTTCAGAATTATGCACTCTATCCGCATATGAGTGTTGCTGAAAACATGGCGTTCGGCCTTAAGCTTCGAAAATTTACGAAGATTGAAATTAATCGGCGCGTGGATGCCGTCGCAAAAATCCTGGGATTGGAATTGCTGTTGAAACGCAAGCCCAAGGCGCTTTCGGGAGGTCAGCGCCAGCGTGTAGCCATGGGCCGTGCGATGGTCCGTGAGCCATCGGTCTTTCTTTTTGATGAACCGCTATCAAATCTGGATGCCAAAATGCGGGTGGAAATGCGCAAGGAAATCCTGCGGTTGCATCGCCGGATTTCCGCCACCATGATTTATGTTACGCACGATCAGGTTGAAGCGATGACGTTGGGCGATCGAATATGTGTTATGAATGAGGGGGCCATTGAGCAGGTGGGTGTACCGACCGCGATTTTTGAGCATCCTGCATCGCTGTTTGTGGCGCGCTTTATTGGAACACCGCCCATGAACGTTTTCGAAGGTGTTCTGGAGGAAGACGAGGACGGACTTGCTTTTGTTAGCGGAGGAATTCATTGGTCATTACCCAATGAAAAGGCAGTTATGCTTAACGGGTATGGTGGGCGAAAGGTTTGTCTTGGTATTCGCCCCCGCGCGCTCAGGTTAGGAACAGGCACTGGAGCTCTTGAGGCCACGGTTGAAGTGTCGGAAATGCTGGGCGAGGAGATGCTGCACCACCTGGTCGCAGGAGATCATCGATTTATCGTCAGTGCTAATCCCCATGAAGCTGCTGCATATTCAAAAGATGCTGTCGCTGTGGTAGCGGATCTGAGTGCTGCACATGTTTTTGATGCTGAAAGCGGGATCAACCTGACCTTGGTGAACTGA
- a CDS encoding arylsulfatase: MPLILNLVAILACCATAQAVASQPNIIVVLSDDMGFSDIGCYGSEIQTPNLDRLAANGLRFSQFYNGARCCPTRASLLTGLHPHQTGIGHMSYGTYPEGTNPEGYANDLNDRCATIAQVLKPAGYATYCVGKWHVASDTAADGSKHNWPLQRGFDKYYGMIGGAGSFYDPTKLCRDNALITPVNDPDYQPAGKYYFTEAVTDNALMYLKQHDADKPFFIYVAYTAAHWPMHALERDIAKYKGMYDEGYEVIRQVRLEKTKKLGLIDPYSTLSPAPGAWEDQPNKAWEARCMEVYAAMIDCMDQGIGKITAELERQGQLDNTLILFLQDNGACDETLGRTDNKKWHLKGIKPMGPDELQTKTWPPMRTRDGRPVLGGPDIMPGAEDTYVSYGRNWANVSNTPFREYKHFVHEGGISTPLIAFWPKGIAARGGITHQPGHIIDIMATCVDLAGAPYPQGKILPMEGVSLKPVFEGKKLKNRILYWEHEGNRAIRDGDWKLVAKGWNSSWELFNLKDDRTEMNNLVGKFPERSAAMEKQWLEHAERTHILPWPWGPYGRD; encoded by the coding sequence ATGCCCCTCATCCTAAATCTTGTCGCCATACTTGCGTGCTGCGCCACCGCTCAAGCTGTCGCATCGCAACCAAACATTATTGTTGTCCTTTCGGACGACATGGGCTTTTCGGACATCGGCTGCTACGGCAGTGAAATCCAAACGCCCAATCTGGACAGGCTGGCGGCCAACGGGCTACGCTTCAGCCAGTTCTACAATGGCGCGCGCTGCTGCCCCACGCGTGCCTCCCTACTAACCGGCCTTCATCCGCACCAGACCGGCATCGGCCATATGAGCTATGGCACCTACCCGGAGGGCACCAACCCGGAGGGCTACGCCAACGATCTCAACGACCGCTGCGCAACCATCGCCCAGGTGTTGAAGCCCGCGGGCTATGCAACCTACTGCGTCGGCAAATGGCATGTCGCCAGCGATACCGCTGCCGACGGGTCGAAGCACAACTGGCCGCTCCAGCGCGGGTTCGACAAATACTACGGCATGATCGGAGGCGCAGGCAGCTTCTACGACCCCACCAAGCTCTGCCGTGATAACGCCCTCATCACGCCCGTTAACGACCCCGACTACCAACCCGCCGGAAAATATTATTTCACCGAAGCCGTCACCGACAACGCATTGATGTATCTGAAGCAGCATGACGCGGACAAACCGTTCTTTATATACGTAGCCTACACGGCGGCGCACTGGCCGATGCATGCGCTGGAGCGCGACATTGCCAAATATAAAGGAATGTATGACGAGGGCTATGAAGTCATCCGCCAAGTCCGTTTAGAAAAAACAAAAAAACTCGGCCTGATCGATCCATACTCGACGCTATCCCCCGCCCCCGGCGCATGGGAAGATCAGCCGAATAAAGCATGGGAAGCGCGTTGCATGGAAGTCTACGCCGCCATGATAGACTGCATGGATCAGGGTATTGGCAAGATTACCGCCGAGCTGGAGCGGCAGGGACAACTCGACAACACCCTCATCCTCTTCCTCCAGGACAACGGCGCGTGCGATGAAACCCTCGGACGAACAGACAACAAAAAGTGGCACCTCAAAGGCATCAAGCCGATGGGGCCAGACGAGCTGCAAACAAAAACCTGGCCTCCGATGCGTACCCGGGACGGGCGGCCTGTGCTGGGCGGACCGGACATCATGCCCGGCGCAGAGGACACCTATGTTTCCTATGGCCGCAACTGGGCCAACGTCTCCAACACCCCCTTCCGCGAATACAAGCACTTTGTCCACGAAGGCGGAATTTCCACCCCGCTGATTGCCTTCTGGCCCAAAGGAATCGCTGCGCGCGGTGGCATCACACACCAGCCCGGCCACATCATCGACATCATGGCCACATGCGTCGATCTGGCCGGAGCGCCGTACCCGCAGGGGAAAATCCTCCCCATGGAAGGCGTCAGCCTTAAACCTGTTTTCGAGGGTAAGAAACTGAAAAACCGCATCCTCTACTGGGAACACGAAGGCAACCGTGCCATCCGCGACGGCGACTGGAAGCTGGTCGCCAAAGGATGGAATTCATCGTGGGAACTTTTCAACCTGAAAGATGATCGCACGGAAATGAACAATCTGGTCGGAAAATTTCCCGAGCGCTCCGCCGCTATGGAAAAGCAGTGGCTAGAGCACGCGGAGCGCACCCATATTTTGCCGTGGCCGTGGGGGCCCTACGGTCGGGATTGA